The segment GTGAGTTCTTACACCAGCTGCTTATTGGACCATGTGTCGGTAGGAAGCCAGAGCTGGATCGCGGCCTACTCATACGTCAACTCGAATGGAAACCCAGGCTACGCCCACGAAATCGGAACCATGGTCTACGGATGCTCCGTACCAGGAACGTTGTTCGTTACCAGCGGCTCGACCGTCTGGGGCCCCTACGACAATCACTACCTGGGTGTTCCGACGTGGGGCACGGCCGTGTGTCGCGGCGTTGATAAGGATCCCGAATCGCGGACCGAACGGCAAACAGAACTTGGCAACGGTGAATGCGGGACACGACCTACCGTAGGAAATCCTATCAACGTCGGCGTCGGAAACAAGTTCCAAGAAATCGCGGACGTGCCGCGTACCGCGCACTCCGCGCTCAACTGGTCCCGCTTTTACAATAGCGGTATCGCGCTCGACACGTCGGACAACGAAGCTGAGTCCGCCTACACCGTGCCCGCCACAGCACGCCTCGGTAGCCGGTGGAGGGGGACATACGATCGCTCTCTGGTTGACCTCGCAGACAAGATGACTGTGCGCCTTCTTCGACATACAGGCGAACGTATCGATTTCGTCGAAGAACGTGGAAAGTACAAAAGCGTAGCCGATCCACGAGGCTTGCTGACGCGTGCATCGTCTGGATGGGTCTACCGTGCAATCGACGGCGGAGTGGAGCGATATGACGCACAAGGCCGACTTATCGACATTGATCCCGGCACCAGCTCGCACATTCACCTGCAGTATGACGGCGCGCTCGTCGCAGCGACCGATACACAGGGTCGCTCCTTGCAATTTGAATACGATGAAGCCGGTCGATTGGAAAATGTACGCGACGGGACCGGTGTTGTAGTGAGCTATGCCTATTCCGATCGAATCGATCGAAAGGCCGACTTGGTGGAAGCGACCTACGCTGATGGTCGGTCGCACCGCTATACCTACAATGAACCATCTTATGTCGATGCACCCCTACCCCATGCTCTCACCGGCATCTTCGACGAAACGGCTAAGCGCTTTGCCAGCTTCCGCTACGACGCCTCGGGTCGTGCGGTAAGCAGCGAGCACAACAACGGCACCGATCGGGTCACCCTGGCCCGTGCCGCCGACGGCTCGGTCAGCGTAGCTGGCCCCACCAACGCCGTTCACGGCTACCGCTACGCAGAAGTGCGAGGCGTGCGCCGCCTCGTGGGCGTCGACCAGCCCGGGGGTGCGGGCTGCGGTGCCGCGTTCTCGAAGCTGGAGTACGACGACGGCGGCAATCTCGCGCGTAGCACCGACTTCGACGGCCGTGTCACGGAGTACACCTATGACGCGGATGGCCGTGAAACGAGCCAGACCGAAGCCGTCGGTACACCCCTGGCGCGGACCACCAGGACGGACTGGCATGCGTCGTTGATGCGCCCAACGCGGATCAGCTTGCCAGGGCAGGAGGAGCGCCTGACGTACGACGACGCCGGCAACCTGACCCGTCGCGAGCTCTGGGCAGCCATCGACCCCAGCCAGAATGACGCACCCCTCACACTGTCCCGGACCTGGAAGTTCACCTACGACGCTGATGGTCGCCTCATTCAGGAGGAGGGTCCGCGCAGCGACGTTTCGGGTATGGCAGTGCTCAACCGATACACCTACCGGACGGCGTCGGCAGCCAACTGCGTCCCCAACGGTGCCTGCGATTACCGCAAGGGCGACCTCGCTACGGTCGAGAACGCGCTTGGCCAGCGGACTGACGTTCTTCGCCTGGATGCCGCCGGTCGCATCTTTTCACACCGAGAGCCCAACGGAACGGTGGTCGACAATACCTATAACGCCAGGGGCTGGCAGCTCTCGGCCCGTGAAACGCGCACTGACGGCGTCGTCGCCACCACGTCCTTTACCTATGACGAGCGCGGCGACGTCGCCTCGATCACCGACGCTGACGGCGTGACAGTCCAGTTCGAGTACGACGCCGCCGGTCGCATGGTCAGGATGTCAAACCCTTCCAATCATCGTCTGGTGCTCGATCTTGACAAGTCCGGGCGGCCCGTCACGGAGACGACATACGACCAGTTCTTCCAGAAGACCCAGGTCAAGCGGACCTTCGATGCCCTTGGCCGTCTGGCCACCGAGCAGGGCGACGGCGCGGGGCTCGTCAGCTTCACCTACGATGAGGTTGGCCGTCCCACAGGGACGACGGATGGGGACAGCCGCCGCGACGCGTCGACGTATGACGCCCTTGGCCGACTCCGGGAATCGATCGACGACCTTGATGGCCGCAAAGCCGCCGTCACGGTGACCCACGACCCGCTCGATCAGGTCAAGTCCATCACGGACCCCGACGGCGTGACGACTCGATATCTCGCCACCGGCATGGGCGATCTCTCGCACGTGGATAGTCCCGACGGGGGCGAGGCGTATGACGAGTACGACGCTACGGGACTCGTCGTCCGCCATGAAGGCGCCGGCGGCGTAGGGTCGTTCAACGTCACCCGCGACGCCCTCAGCCGCCCGCTCAAGATCACGTATGCCGATCCGGCACTCAACGCCACGTTTACGTATGACGTGCCCGGGGCCACCTGTTCCGGTGACCATCGGAACGGTATCGGCCGCCTCTCGACGATGTCCACGGCTCGCAGTGAGACGGCTTACTGCTATGACGCCGAAGGGAACGTCTCCCGGAAGACCCAGCGTTGGGATACGACGCAAACGTCAGTGACCTATGCCTATACGAAGGCGGGACGCCTGGCCTCGACAGGCTTGGACGGCACTGCGAACACCACCTACCGATACGACGTCGACGGAAAGATCAACGGTGTCACTGTCGACGTCGGTGGTTCCCGGAAAGAACTGATCACCAAGGTCGCCTACCGTCCGTTCGATAGCATAGAGAACTGGACGTACGGCAACGACCGGACGCTTTCCATCACCCGCGACAAGGCAGGCCGCGTCACCGGGTGGGGTGGCATTGACCCAGAGGGTTCGAATTACTGGCTGGATACATCCCCGGGCGGCCGGTTTCGTGCCGACGTCGCCCGTGGCTACGCTTACGCGTTCGGCCAGGACGGGCTCGACTACCTCAATGAAGTACGCGACTACAACACGGGCAAGAGTCTGCTTGCCTTCGATTACAACGCCAGCGGCGACCGTCTCGCCGTGCGTGGCGGCGGCGCATCGAATGGTTACGGCTACCAGGCCGGGACGCACCGACTGACACAAGCCGACGGCAAGGCGCGTCGCTATGACGACGCTGGCAACCTCATTGTCCTCGGCGACGCGACCCTGTCGTATGACGCCACCGGCCGCCTGGCCTCTGCCAGCGAAGGTGGGAAGCTCCTCGTGTCCTACGGTTACGACGCCGAGGGCAACCGGATCGCACGCACCGTCACCTCGTCGGGAAAGACGACGATGACTGTCCAGGACGAGGCGGGCCGGTGGCTCGCCGACGTCGATGCGTCGGGCCGGGTACTTCAACAGGGCGTATGGATGGATGACCTCCTTGTCGGCGTCGTGGCCGACGGGAAGCTGTACTACGTTGCCCCCGACCACCTCGGGTCGCCGCGCGAGATCCTCGACCCGGAACGTAATGCCATTGTGTGGCGGGGGTTGCACAACGCCGACCCCTTCGGCTCGACTCTGCCGGACGAAGATCCGGACGGCGATGGCATGGCCTTCGTGTTCGACCTTCGCTTCCCAGGCCAGCGCTACGACAACCTCACTGGCCTTCATGCCAATGGGGCGCGCGATTACGACCCGACGACAGGTCGATATATTCAGGTAGATCCTATTGGCCTGGGTGGTGGCGTGAATCCCTACCTGTACGCCAACGGCTCGCCCCTCACCTACAGCGACCCGGATGGTGAGATCGGTATCGTAGGCGCGATCCTCGGAGCCGCCTTCGAGATCGGAATGCAGGCTTACGGCAACTACCGACAGGGATGCGGTGTGCTCAATCTCCGAAACTACAATCTCAAGCACGTAGCCATTTCCGCCGCCGCCGGTGCGGTTTCGCCAGGCCTCCTCGCTGTCGGAAGGCGCGTCGTCACGTCGGGACGGGCACTTCGCACGCTGAATGCGCAACTTGCTACAGCACGAACACCCAATCGCATTACAAAGCTGCAAGTGAGGATCACTGATCACCACACCAAGATCCGGGAAGTCGCCGTGCCGCAGGCCAGCTTCACGGGAATCAAAACGGCCGGGAAGAAGTTGACCGAGACTAGCGGCTCGTGCGAGTGCAGCCAATGAGCCGCACCTGGATCTATACGCTAATGGTCAGTGTCATTGCGTTCTTCACGGACTGGATTGATTACAACCTTGGCGGCATTGCGCTCTTCGCGATTGGCATCCCCTACATCCTTCTTTCCCGCTACGTGGCCGACCGCTTTGGTGACGATGGAAGAGCAGACGCGTGGCGGCTTCGTAGCCGGATGCACGTGATGCGGGACCTGGTGCGGAAGACGTTTGGCTTGCCGCCGATCAGGCGCAGCTGGCCCATGACAAAAGCTGGCGAACGTAAACGTTCGAAATCAATGGGAAGCGCCTTCAGATCGGAGATGCAGCGTGCAGTCATATCCGATCTCCGTTGCCGAGGATTCGAATGTTCTCCGGCGGATCGTGGTGCTTACGATCCGCGCTTTCAGCAGCGAACGTATCCATTTGGATTGATGCGTCGTAGGCGCGACTCGGGCATTGATGTCGTCGAAATCATGATGCACGGGTTCGCCCCATTCAGCTTCTACATACAGTTCTTCCGTACACCGGACGACTCGCCTGATTCGCCTCTGACGGACCCTGTGGATGTTTTCGAATCGCCTAATCCGGACTCGAAGTACCTACTCTGCGCGTCAACGCTGGGTCGACAGCTTCACCGACTTGCACCGCCCGGTGGCGCGGCGGATGCGGAGTATCTGGCCAGCGCGGTGAACCGCGTTGCCAGCCTTTTGCCGCAGATCGACGACATGCTGATATGGGGCCGCTTTGGCTCCCACGTGACGGCCACGGGGCACGGTCCACTGCGGCGGAGCACCCGACTCGCCACGTGCCTTTATGTCGTTGGCATGGTCGCCATCGTTGTCATTTACGTAGCACTCGGGTGATCAAAGAACATGTGCATACCTAAGATCGACTACCGCCGCACGGCCAGGACGGCGTTCTACGCCGTGGTCACTGCCGGCCTGACGACACTCACCGCGTGGCTAACGACCACCACCCTGGTCAAGTACGACCTTGAGCAGTGGGTGCGTTACGACTTCAACCTTGTGTGCGTTCTGTTCGTACTTTTGGTGCCGATGTTCTGGAGGCTCACCAGGTAGGGTCGCGCACAGGGTGCGCTCCTACAACGGCGTATCGGGGCCTAGCCGTCTTTGCCGAGGCCCGTCTGCTGGAGCAGGATCAGCAACGCGCTGTCGATCCAGCGGCGGCCGAGGCTTTCGCGGGTGCCGGTGATGTGGACGCTGACGAGTTGTTCGGCGGGGAGCGTGGCGGTGCCTTCGCCTTCCACGCGCACGCGGTAAAGCACGTTCGCGGGGCGGAGTTCCTTTGCAGGGGCCGTGGGATTGAGGTTGATCGGGCCGCCGTGGGTTTTGGCGAGGGCGAGGCTGGGCAGGTGTTCGAGGGCGCCGTTGTCGACGGAGACGACCTTGCCGTGCAGCGGCGTGGATGAGCCCTGCGGGTACACCGTGGCGTCGTTGCCGAGGGCGAGGCGGGCGCGATCGGCTTCGGAGACGAGGGCTTCGACGCGCCAGCGCGTGCCGCCGACCACCGTCGCCATGCGTGCGCCGGGGGAGATCCAGCTGCCGTTGAGCAGGGTTTCGTCGAGGTCGCGGACGACGCCATCGCTGGACGCGACCAGGCGCAGGCGGTGCAGTTCGGCGGCGCTGGCAAGACGCTGCGCGCTGTACTGATCGGCCATGCGGTCAGCAACCACCTGCTTGGCGACGCCATCGCGATCCAGCGAAGACGCACCGCGCGCGGCGGATTCATACGCGGAGCGCAGCGCGGCCGCCTTGGCGTCGTCGTCCTGCGGGGCGGGCGCGGAGAGTTCGAACAACGCCTGGCCGGCTTTCACCGTTTCGCCGTTGTGCACAAGCACCTTTTCCATCAACGCCGGGTACGGCGTGAACACCGGCTGCTCGAAGCCGGCTTCAACGACGCCTTCGCCGTGCACGGTGGCCGACCACGGCACGAGCAGCACCAGGGCGGCGACGCCCAGCACGGCCAGCCAGCGGCGCAGCACGGGCCAGCGGATCTCGGCGCGGCGATGCCACCACACCCGGACTTCTTGTTGCATGGGTTTCACCACGAACGTCATGATTTCGACGAGGAACAGAATCAGGCCCATCGCCTTGAAGAAGGCGTGGTACACCACCACCGCGATGCCGACGAACAGCGTGAGTCGGTAAAGCCACGTGGTGAAGGCGAAGCCGGTAAGGAAGGCGGCGAACGGACGCGACACCGCATCGGGACGCGGGTCGTCCATGCCCAGGAAGGTTCCGCGCACCCAGCGCTTCGCCCAGCGTCCCGCACGCTCGTGCAGGCCGGGGTAGTCCAGCGCGTCGGCAAGGATGAAGTAACCATCGAAGCGCATGAACGGACTGGCGTTCACCGCCAGGGTCAGCACCCATGCCGTCGTGCCGAGGAAGAACAGCGCATTGCGGAAGTTGCCGTCCGGCGCGAAGGACCAAAGCAGCGTGCACCACGCCGCCAGCACCAGCTCCGCGCCAACACCGGCGGAGGCGATGGCGAGGCGGCGCTCGGATCGCTCCAGCTTCCAGCTCTCGCCCGTGTCGGTATACGCCATGGGCCACATCACCAGCAGCGCCACGCCCATGTGGCCCACGCGCACGCCGTGCTTGGTCGCGACAAACGCGTGGCCGAATTCATGCCAGCACTTGGAAAACACCAGCGCGCCGGCGAAGGCGAACACACCCTCCCAGCTCAGCGCGCCGCGCAGGTTGGCCTGCACCACGTCCCACTGGCGCCCGGCGAAGATGAGCCCGAGGACGGCGGCGATCAGCGTGGCGATGAGGAAGCGCGTGGTGAACATCCACTGCACATACGGCAGCGCCTTGCGCAGGAAGCGCTCGGGGCGCACCAGCGGGATGCGGATGAACAGGTAGTTCTGCAGCAGCCAGTGCCCGGTCGACGTCGCCCGCTTCGGCTGTGCGCTGCGCAGCAGCTGTTGCTGCTTCAGGAACATCGCGAACTCGACGACGTCCTCCGGCTCCGGCTGCAGCGTGGTCGTTTCGGCCACGGCCTCGGCGATGCGCGCCGGGTCCGCCAGGCCCCAGTGCTGCAGCATTTCAAACTCGAGCCAGCCCACGCGGAAGAACTGGTTACGTACCGGGTCCGACAGATGCCACGCCGGCGAGCCGTCGCGATTGCGCCCGGCGGCGTGGATCTTCAGCTCGTCGCGCAACGCCGGCCACGGCGGCGCCGCGCCCACACCCGCCGCCGCGAGTGCCGCGTCGCTCATACCCCGGCCCATGCGCGCACGGTGGCGAGCGGGCGACGCAGCAAGAGATAACCGAGCACGCTCCAGTGGCCGGAGACGCGCGCCGTGCCCTGTAGGCCGATGCGTGCCGCCTCATGCGAGCCGTCCACCGTGCCACGCAGCACGTAGCTAGCCACGCCGTTCGGCGCTTCCACCGGCGCGTAGCCGGCGTATTCCAGCCGTGCGTCGACCGGGCTGAGCGGTGCGGTCTTCAGGAACACCGTCATCGGTGCGCCGCCTTCCAGGTTGGTCGGCTCGCCCACCGGTGCCCAGGCGCGCACGCCCAGGGTGTGCGGATCCGCGAGCAGGCCGATGCGCTCGCCCGTCTGCACCGGGCGGCCGGCCCAGTCGTCCGGGTCCGAGTACACGAACACGCCATCGGCGGGCGCGCGCACTTCAAGCTTGGCCACTTCGCGCGTGAGCGAAGCGACGTCCACCTCGCGCTCGTGCAGCTTGCCCTCGGCCATGCCCAGGTCCGCCTTCGCGTTCTGGCTTTCGATCGCCTGCTGCGCGGCCTGGTGCATTTCCACGCTGGCCGTGGCCAGTTCGGCCTGGGCCACCGCGAGCTTGTTGCGCAGCGTGGTGTCATCCATCTCGGCCAGCACCTGCCCTGCCTTCACCGGCGCATTGGGCAGCACCACCATGCGGCGGATGACGCCCTCGCGCGGCGAGGCGATCACCTGGCTATGCAGGGAGATGATCTCCGCCGGCACCAGCGTGTATTCGCGCACGGGCAGCAACAACACCACCAGCACGCCGGCGAGGATGTAACGCAGGCGGCGCCCGCTCGTTGCCGCGCGCCACCAGCGCTGCACGCGCGTCGGACGAGCCACCAGCGACCACCAGGCGTAGCCGTACAGGCCAGCCATTTGCAGCAGCGCGAACTCTTCGCCGTCCGAGGTCAGCTGGTTCGGCCAGGGCTCGTCGCGGCCAAGAAAGAGCAACGCGCCGATGGACTGGCCCGGGCCGGAAAGCGGCAGCACCCACACGTGCGCCGGGAACCATTCGCTCCAGCCCGCGGCGAGATCGGCATCGAGCATCTCCGGCGACAGCGGCAGCACGCGGGCACCCGCCGGCAGTTCCGCGCAGCGCGCGAGGATGGCCTTGGTCACGCCCGACAGCCACAACGCATACGGCGTATTCGGATCCACATCCGCCAGGCCCGAGTGCGCGACCAGGCGCGGCGGCCGGGCGGCCGGCAACGCCACCAGCGCGGCCTGGCGGTAGTCCACCAGCAGGCGGGTGTCGTTGCACGCGGTGAAGCCGAGCTCCGCCGCCGTGGTGGCAGCTTCCACCCGCGACGCCAAAGCGTAGAAACGCGACGACGCAGGCGTGTTGCCCGCAGGCTTGGCGGTCATCGTCTTAGCCCTTGCCCGGCGTCGCGCGGCCGCTCATGCCCGGCAGCACGCGGCTGGTATCGCCGGTGAAGTCCGCTTCAATCTCGATGGTCTGGCTCACCGCATCCACGCGGCCGCTCAGCCGGGTGACGGTGAGCTGGTAGCGCTGGCCGGTCTCGTCCACCGTGGCGTCCAGGTGCGCGCCCGGCTTCAGCCAGACGATCCAGTTGGACGGCACGTTGAGGCGCGCCTTCGGCGTGCCGGTACCGACGAAGTCGATCACCGGTGCACCGGCGGCGACGCCCTGCCCTTCCTTCACGTGCACGCGCGCCACGCGGCCGTCGAACGGCGCGACGAAGCGGCACTGCGCCAGCTGCGCGTCGATGATGCGCAGCTGGCCCTTGGTGCGGTTGACGTCGGCGGCGGTGAGTTCCACTTCCAGCGCGGCGGCGGACTGCAGGCCCTGCAACTTGGCCTTCGCCTCGTAACGCAGCTGGGCGGCCTTGTACTCGGCATCCGCGGCGTCGTGCTTGGCATCGAGGTCGCTGCAGTCAAAGGCGACCATCGTCTTGCCCTTCGCCACGCTGTCGCCGAGCTGCACGTACACCTTCGACACCCGGCCCGGCGAGGCCGCCGACATCGGGCTCTCGCGGTCCGCGACCACCAGGAAACGCACCGGCGCCTGCGACCCCGTGGCCGCCGGCGCGTTCTGCGCCAGCACGCCTGCCGAACACCCGAGGCCCAGGACCAGCACCGCGGACAACCCCATCAACGTCTTCATGTTTTTCTACTGCTGCTGCGTGAATTAAGGAGTGGTGGCCGATGCCGTTTCCGGGGCGGCGGACAACTGGCGGAGCTGGTCCAGCACGGAAAGCACGGCGGCCTCGGCCAGCGCGCTCACCGAACGGGTGGTCACGTCATCCGGCAGGTAGCTCAGGTACGACTGCTTCAGCACCTGCTTGCCGGCCTTGTCCTGCACGGTCACGTCCCACTGTGCGCGGGTGGTGGCCTTGCCGCGCGAGGCGGTGTAGTGCAGGTCCACGGCGAGGCTGTCGTTGCCATCGCCGAGGGTGAAGCGGTTGCCGGTGAGCACGTTGCCCACGGCGCTGCGGACGGCCGTGCTGTCGACCTTGGCCGGCAGGCCGGAGACGCTCAGCTGGAACGGACGATCGACGTGGGTCACGTCGGCCACCTGGGTGAACACGTGCTTCTCGCCGTCGATCAGGCTGGCCTGGATCGCACGCGACAGCGTCGGCAGGTCGCTGCCCGCCACTTCCGCCGGCATCAGGTCGATACCCACCGAGTTCAGCACGCGGCCGTAGGCCGACTGCGCCGAGGCGTACGAGGAGGCTTCCTGGAAGCGCGAGACGAGCGAGCGGGCCTGCGTGCGCAGGGTTTCCAGGTCGCTGGTCAGCTGGTTGCTCGAGCCCGCGCGGGCCACGCTGGCCAGGCGCTGGTCGACGCTGGCCGATTCCTGCGCGAGGTTGTGGTCGTACACGGCCAGCTTGTAACGCTCGGCCGAGACCCGCACCTGGGTGACCACGGCCATGCTCAGGGCCATGCGGCGTGCATCGTCCACCGCCAGGCGTGCCTTGTTGGTGCGCTTGATCGCCGGGATGCTGGCCAGGCGCACCAGGTTCATGGACATGCTCAGGCCGCCCTGGGTCCAGTTCTCGTTGTACAGGTACTTGTTCGAGTCGTAGCCGATGCCGCCGAACAGGTTGAGGTTCGGGAACAGCGCGGTGATCTGCTTCTTCGCCTCAAGCACGTCCACGCGGGCCTTGTAGTCTTCCTCGCGCAGTTCCGGACGCTGTTCCAGCGCCATCGTCTCCAGCGAATCCAGGCTGGACGGCAGCGGGGCCAGCTCGCCTTCGCGCGCGTCGGCCAGGGTGAACTCGGTGCCCGGGGCGAGGTTCATCAGCGCGGCGAGCTCGCGGCGGGCGAACTCCATCTCCTGGCGCTTCTCGGTGACCAGGGTCATCGCATCGAGCAGCGCGCGCTGGTATTCCAGGCCTTCCACCGGCGGCAGGATGCCGGCGCGTTCGGCCTGGCGGGTCTTGTCGAGGGCGGCCTGGATGTTGTCAGCCACGGTCTGCGATTCACCCAGCAGGCGCTGCGCGCCCAGCGCACGCCAGTAGGCGTCGCGCACGTCCTGCACGATGTTCTGCAGCACCTTGCGGCGGCGCTCTTCGGTGACGTTGACGTCTTCCGCCTGCTGCTTCGCGCGGTAATAGCTCAGGCCGAAGTCGAGCACGTCCCACGAGAGCGTGGCATCGGCGAGGAAGTGCGCGCGCTCTTCCGAGGTGGACGGGCGCAGCGAGACCACGCGGTCCTGGATGCCGATGCTGGTGCCGCCGGAATCATTGCTGCGCCAGCGGTAGCCGGCGTCCGTGGTGAGCTTGGGCAGCATGTCCATCTTGGACACGTCGAGCAGGCCCTGCGACAGCGCCGTCTCCATCAGCTTCAGGCGGTAATCCAGGTTGTACTTCAGCGAGCGCGCCATGACGTCCGAGAGCGTCAGCGGACCGGTGATCGCGTCCTGGCCCTTGTACATCACCTGCTTGTCGTTGTTGACGCGGGTGACGACTTCGTCGTGGGTGAGCGGCTTGGGCGTGGCGATGCCGCAACCGGTGAGGAAGACAGCCAGCGCGACGGCGGCGGCAAGCGGGGCGAAACGCAGCGAGATACGGGACATCGGTCGGTCAATCCTTAAGATGCGCAAGAGTGGTGGGGCTGTTCGCTTTCGCCATGGCCGCGATCTGGGCCGTCAGCGAGGGCGCACCGCCCGGGGTGCTTGCCGGCGCCGGCACGTGGATGGCCACGGGCACGGTCGGCGGCTTATGCGAAGCGTGCTTCGCGTGTTCGGTTTCGTGGCGGTGGTGGCCGTCGTTGCGGTGCTCGCGTTCCGCCTGCTTCGCGATCGCGAACGGCGAGAAGTCATCCCACAGCGGGCTGTGGTCCGGCGCGAAGTCGTTAAGGCCCACGCGACGCTGGGCATGTACTTCGGCCAGCAGCTTCTGCGAGAACTCCACGCCATCCGGCAACACGAACAGGCCCGGCTCCCAGCCCTGGCGGATATCGCGCAGGGTGCGGTCGTAGCCCACCGGGAAGATCTGGTCGCCCTCGCGCGCCTGGATCGGCGGCGTGCTGCCGTGGATCGTCAGCGTGAGGCGGGCTTCGCTGGTGTCGCCGTCCGCGTCGGTGATGGTGTAGACGAAGACTTCGGTCAGCGTGCGCGAGGCATCGAGCGAGCTCACCTTCGGGTTGGTCACGTCCACCTTGTAGGTGTAGGTGCCGTCGGCGTTGAGCGCCAGCGTGCCGTACTCACCGGCGAAGCTGCTGCCGATGCTGCCAGCGTGGCCGGTGTTGGCCGAGCTGACGCCCGTGACCGGGCCACCCGCGGCCGCCCCGTCGGCACCGATGCGATCGGCGCCATCGTGGTTCGCACCGCCCGTGAAGACGTTGCCGCTGGTGCTGGTCTGCGCCGCGTCCTGCACGATGGAACCGGTGTCGTCATGCGCCACCGGCACATCGTTGGCGATGTCGACCACCAGCGAACCGGTGGACTTGCCACCGCCCACGTCGGTGACGCTGAGCGCGATGGTGTCCACGCTATCCGGCGCGTTCTGCGACACCGGGTGGTCCAGCGTGTACGCGTAGGTAAGCGTGCCGGCGGTGGGCACGCCGCCCACCGTGGTGGTCGGCTGGAAGCCGGTGAGCACCAGGGTGCCGTCCGGCGTATGGATGGTCACCGGCTTGCCGTTGGCGAGGTCGCCCAGCTGGCTGGTGCTCAGCGTGGTGCCGCCGACGGTGACGCTC is part of the Luteibacter pinisoli genome and harbors:
- a CDS encoding RHS repeat-associated core domain-containing protein encodes the protein MQASSAAADSDAFIEYKAPIFDGPAFYSADKIAAGTALMDSDCRVSSYTSCLLDHVSVGSQSWIAAYSYVNSNGNPGYAHEIGTMVYGCSVPGTLFVTSGSTVWGPYDNHYLGVPTWGTAVCRGVDKDPESRTERQTELGNGECGTRPTVGNPINVGVGNKFQEIADVPRTAHSALNWSRFYNSGIALDTSDNEAESAYTVPATARLGSRWRGTYDRSLVDLADKMTVRLLRHTGERIDFVEERGKYKSVADPRGLLTRASSGWVYRAIDGGVERYDAQGRLIDIDPGTSSHIHLQYDGALVAATDTQGRSLQFEYDEAGRLENVRDGTGVVVSYAYSDRIDRKADLVEATYADGRSHRYTYNEPSYVDAPLPHALTGIFDETAKRFASFRYDASGRAVSSEHNNGTDRVTLARAADGSVSVAGPTNAVHGYRYAEVRGVRRLVGVDQPGGAGCGAAFSKLEYDDGGNLARSTDFDGRVTEYTYDADGRETSQTEAVGTPLARTTRTDWHASLMRPTRISLPGQEERLTYDDAGNLTRRELWAAIDPSQNDAPLTLSRTWKFTYDADGRLIQEEGPRSDVSGMAVLNRYTYRTASAANCVPNGACDYRKGDLATVENALGQRTDVLRLDAAGRIFSHREPNGTVVDNTYNARGWQLSARETRTDGVVATTSFTYDERGDVASITDADGVTVQFEYDAAGRMVRMSNPSNHRLVLDLDKSGRPVTETTYDQFFQKTQVKRTFDALGRLATEQGDGAGLVSFTYDEVGRPTGTTDGDSRRDASTYDALGRLRESIDDLDGRKAAVTVTHDPLDQVKSITDPDGVTTRYLATGMGDLSHVDSPDGGEAYDEYDATGLVVRHEGAGGVGSFNVTRDALSRPLKITYADPALNATFTYDVPGATCSGDHRNGIGRLSTMSTARSETAYCYDAEGNVSRKTQRWDTTQTSVTYAYTKAGRLASTGLDGTANTTYRYDVDGKINGVTVDVGGSRKELITKVAYRPFDSIENWTYGNDRTLSITRDKAGRVTGWGGIDPEGSNYWLDTSPGGRFRADVARGYAYAFGQDGLDYLNEVRDYNTGKSLLAFDYNASGDRLAVRGGGASNGYGYQAGTHRLTQADGKARRYDDAGNLIVLGDATLSYDATGRLASASEGGKLLVSYGYDAEGNRIARTVTSSGKTTMTVQDEAGRWLADVDASGRVLQQGVWMDDLLVGVVADGKLYYVAPDHLGSPREILDPERNAIVWRGLHNADPFGSTLPDEDPDGDGMAFVFDLRFPGQRYDNLTGLHANGARDYDPTTGRYIQVDPIGLGGGVNPYLYANGSPLTYSDPDGEIGIVGAILGAAFEIGMQAYGNYRQGCGVLNLRNYNLKHVAISAAAGAVSPGLLAVGRRVVTSGRALRTLNAQLATARTPNRITKLQVRITDHHTKIREVAVPQASFTGIKTAGKKLTETSGSCECSQ
- a CDS encoding HlyD family efflux transporter periplasmic adaptor subunit, which codes for MSDAALAAAGVGAAPPWPALRDELKIHAAGRNRDGSPAWHLSDPVRNQFFRVGWLEFEMLQHWGLADPARIAEAVAETTTLQPEPEDVVEFAMFLKQQQLLRSAQPKRATSTGHWLLQNYLFIRIPLVRPERFLRKALPYVQWMFTTRFLIATLIAAVLGLIFAGRQWDVVQANLRGALSWEGVFAFAGALVFSKCWHEFGHAFVATKHGVRVGHMGVALLVMWPMAYTDTGESWKLERSERRLAIASAGVGAELVLAAWCTLLWSFAPDGNFRNALFFLGTTAWVLTLAVNASPFMRFDGYFILADALDYPGLHERAGRWAKRWVRGTFLGMDDPRPDAVSRPFAAFLTGFAFTTWLYRLTLFVGIAVVVYHAFFKAMGLILFLVEIMTFVVKPMQQEVRVWWHRRAEIRWPVLRRWLAVLGVAALVLLVPWSATVHGEGVVEAGFEQPVFTPYPALMEKVLVHNGETVKAGQALFELSAPAPQDDDAKAAALRSAYESAARGASSLDRDGVAKQVVADRMADQYSAQRLASAAELHRLRLVASSDGVVRDLDETLLNGSWISPGARMATVVGGTRWRVEALVSEADRARLALGNDATVYPQGSSTPLHGKVVSVDNGALEHLPSLALAKTHGGPINLNPTAPAKELRPANVLYRVRVEGEGTATLPAEQLVSVHITGTRESLGRRWIDSALLILLQQTGLGKDG
- a CDS encoding efflux RND transporter periplasmic adaptor subunit; the encoded protein is MTAKPAGNTPASSRFYALASRVEAATTAAELGFTACNDTRLLVDYRQAALVALPAARPPRLVAHSGLADVDPNTPYALWLSGVTKAILARCAELPAGARVLPLSPEMLDADLAAGWSEWFPAHVWVLPLSGPGQSIGALLFLGRDEPWPNQLTSDGEEFALLQMAGLYGYAWWSLVARPTRVQRWWRAATSGRRLRYILAGVLVVLLLPVREYTLVPAEIISLHSQVIASPREGVIRRMVVLPNAPVKAGQVLAEMDDTTLRNKLAVAQAELATASVEMHQAAQQAIESQNAKADLGMAEGKLHEREVDVASLTREVAKLEVRAPADGVFVYSDPDDWAGRPVQTGERIGLLADPHTLGVRAWAPVGEPTNLEGGAPMTVFLKTAPLSPVDARLEYAGYAPVEAPNGVASYVLRGTVDGSHEAARIGLQGTARVSGHWSVLGYLLLRRPLATVRAWAGV
- a CDS encoding efflux RND transporter periplasmic adaptor subunit, with translation MKTLMGLSAVLVLGLGCSAGVLAQNAPAATGSQAPVRFLVVADRESPMSAASPGRVSKVYVQLGDSVAKGKTMVAFDCSDLDAKHDAADAEYKAAQLRYEAKAKLQGLQSAAALEVELTAADVNRTKGQLRIIDAQLAQCRFVAPFDGRVARVHVKEGQGVAAGAPVIDFVGTGTPKARLNVPSNWIVWLKPGAHLDATVDETGQRYQLTVTRLSGRVDAVSQTIEIEADFTGDTSRVLPGMSGRATPGKG